One Microplitis mediator isolate UGA2020A chromosome 3, iyMicMedi2.1, whole genome shotgun sequence DNA segment encodes these proteins:
- the LOC130664795 gene encoding actin-related protein 2/3 complex subunit 1A-B isoform X2, with amino-acid sequence MTEIHNLGLDIITCHAWNRDQTEVAVCPNSNEVHVYKHSNSGWKSTQILEAHHMNVMCLDWAPKTNRIVTCGADKDAYVWNQDDTGKWIPAWVILRMNRAAVCVKWSPLENKFAVGSGDRMIAVSYFVSGNNWWLSKHIKRPIRSTVTAIDWHPDNKVIASGSTDFKVRVFGAYIKEMEDAPSSGPWGAESPLGTLLAEFPNSTNGGGWVHSVAFSPTGDKLCWVAHNSSICVADATKGNAVMRLSTEHLPFLSCVWIGPNLIVAAGHSCMPMLYSFDLNGQLYFVSKLDNSQKKEAAGISAMRKFQSLDRQARTETNDSALDSIHQNTITCVRRVSSSQFSTSGLDGQLVVWDLKVFHEKIY; translated from the exons ATGACAGAAATTCACAACTTGGGCTTAGACATAATTACTTGTCATGCTTGGAATAGAGATCAAACAG AAGTGGCAGTGTGCCCCAATAGTAATGAAGTCCATGTCTATAAACACTCGAATTCAGGATGGAAGTCAACTCAAATACTAGAAGCTCATCACATGAATGTTATGTGCCTTGATTGGGCTCCTAAGACTAATAGGATAGTCACATGCGGAGCTGACAAAGATGCTTACGTATGGAATCAAGATGACACTGGCAAATGGATACCAGCGTGGGTTATTTTGAGGATGAATCGCGCTGCAGTTTGCGTCAAATGGTCCCCGTTAG aaaataaatttgccGTCGGATCAGGTGACAGAATGATAGCTGTAAGTTATTTTGTTTCGGGTAATAATTGGTGGCTTTCAAAGCATATAAAACGACCAATTCGATCAACTGTAACTGCAATTGATTGGCATCCAGATAACAAAGTCATAGCGTCAGGATCAACTGATTTCAAAGTACGTGTGTTTGGTGCTTATATTAAGGAAATGGAAGATGCACCAAGTTCAGGACCATGGGGGGCTGAATCACCATTAGGTACTTTACTTGCTGAGTTTCCCAATTCCACTAATGGTGGTGGTTGGGTTCATTCGGTTGCTTTTAGCCCAACAGGCGATAAACTTTGCTGGGTTGCTCATAATTCATCTATTTGTGTTGCTGATGCAACTAAAGGAAATGCAGTTATGAGACTTTCTACAGAGCATTTACCTTTTTTAAGTTGCGTTTGGATTGGACCTAATTTGATTGTTGCCGCA GGACATAGTTGTATGCCGATGCTTTATTCCTTCGACTTGAATGGCCAGTTATACTTCGTATCGAAATTAGATAATTCGCAGAAAAAAGAAGCAGCTGGTATTTCTGCGATGAGGAAATTCCAGTCACTTGATCGACAAGCTAGAACCGAAACCAACGACAGTGCACTAGATAGCATCCATCAAAATACAATAACGTGTGTCCGAAGAGTTTCTTCCAGTCAGTTTAGTACTAGTGGTTTAGATGGCCAACTCGTAGTTTGGGATTTGAAGgtatttcatgaaaaaat ATACTAG
- the LOC130664795 gene encoding actin-related protein 2/3 complex subunit 1A-B isoform X1, translated as MTEIHNLGLDIITCHAWNRDQTEVAVCPNSNEVHVYKHSNSGWKSTQILEAHHMNVMCLDWAPKTNRIVTCGADKDAYVWNQDDTGKWIPAWVILRMNRAAVCVKWSPLENKFAVGSGDRMIAVSYFVSGNNWWLSKHIKRPIRSTVTAIDWHPDNKVIASGSTDFKVRVFGAYIKEMEDAPSSGPWGAESPLGTLLAEFPNSTNGGGWVHSVAFSPTGDKLCWVAHNSSICVADATKGNAVMRLSTEHLPFLSCVWIGPNLIVAAGHSCMPMLYSFDLNGQLYFVSKLDNSQKKEAAGISAMRKFQSLDRQARTETNDSALDSIHQNTITCVRRVSSSQFSTSGLDGQLVVWDLKILENAMAGLKIM; from the exons ATGACAGAAATTCACAACTTGGGCTTAGACATAATTACTTGTCATGCTTGGAATAGAGATCAAACAG AAGTGGCAGTGTGCCCCAATAGTAATGAAGTCCATGTCTATAAACACTCGAATTCAGGATGGAAGTCAACTCAAATACTAGAAGCTCATCACATGAATGTTATGTGCCTTGATTGGGCTCCTAAGACTAATAGGATAGTCACATGCGGAGCTGACAAAGATGCTTACGTATGGAATCAAGATGACACTGGCAAATGGATACCAGCGTGGGTTATTTTGAGGATGAATCGCGCTGCAGTTTGCGTCAAATGGTCCCCGTTAG aaaataaatttgccGTCGGATCAGGTGACAGAATGATAGCTGTAAGTTATTTTGTTTCGGGTAATAATTGGTGGCTTTCAAAGCATATAAAACGACCAATTCGATCAACTGTAACTGCAATTGATTGGCATCCAGATAACAAAGTCATAGCGTCAGGATCAACTGATTTCAAAGTACGTGTGTTTGGTGCTTATATTAAGGAAATGGAAGATGCACCAAGTTCAGGACCATGGGGGGCTGAATCACCATTAGGTACTTTACTTGCTGAGTTTCCCAATTCCACTAATGGTGGTGGTTGGGTTCATTCGGTTGCTTTTAGCCCAACAGGCGATAAACTTTGCTGGGTTGCTCATAATTCATCTATTTGTGTTGCTGATGCAACTAAAGGAAATGCAGTTATGAGACTTTCTACAGAGCATTTACCTTTTTTAAGTTGCGTTTGGATTGGACCTAATTTGATTGTTGCCGCA GGACATAGTTGTATGCCGATGCTTTATTCCTTCGACTTGAATGGCCAGTTATACTTCGTATCGAAATTAGATAATTCGCAGAAAAAAGAAGCAGCTGGTATTTCTGCGATGAGGAAATTCCAGTCACTTGATCGACAAGCTAGAACCGAAACCAACGACAGTGCACTAGATAGCATCCATCAAAATACAATAACGTGTGTCCGAAGAGTTTCTTCCAGTCAGTTTAGTACTAGTGGTTTAGATGGCCAACTCGTAGTTTGGGATTTGAAG ATACTAGAAAACGCCATGGCTGGGTTGAAGATCATGTAA